attcatatcgatgccattgcttggaaaaggttttacaaatatttaccacgttttacaaatgtaaatgtttttaaaatgaagtaatcaatttcattaaaaaaaaaaaaataatgtacatttaaggcatattttataatggaagtttcaaggatagaaatgaaaccaagtatttaccaaagacaatttgaaaagatgaatcaaaagaagaaagtaacatttcatttaaaatatgagttacgataacaacacctcattctctcttcattttctcatttcgatattgtcaatataattttacacacggactaaaatataacgctcgaatttgattttagtggactttacatttgtggacttaacttagtggacgtttaagtaatggacttaacaatagtgtgggctttagaactgtggacgtacaAATTGTGGAcaaaaagtctgtggacgtaaaaaagtggacataaagtccgtgtacctcCTCAAACCCCCTCCTCACATTTATTACAAATTAAAATTGCCTGGCGTGGAGATGAGTTAGGAGATAAGGAGACCATTATCATTGTGCCATAATAAATGTGGAGCCTTATATCATATAGGTCAACACCCTTTTTCGCCCGCTAAACTAAATGAATCGCAGACTTCCGTCCCGTCTTCAAGAAGCTCTACTCAACTTATATCTTAAATATGTCAGAGGCAGTTGATTCCATAGATAAAAAATCGAGATGATATTCCTGTGTTTCTGCACTTATTTCTTACTCGTGCGGTCAAAATAGCAATGCCTTCATGAAGCCGCGCAAAACTCCGTTCATTTTGAGCTGAGGACTCCTCCGTACCCTGCCCTGTCTTCCTAATCTTGACCGATAGCATCCTCCAAATAACAAAGGAGGACTCTTACATTTTGATTCTTTGTTGTCACTTCAATAAGGAGGGAAATTTTTCTGTATTCATAATTGAAGAGGTCGATTTGGACAATTGTTCACATCGTcttattttcaagaatattttatgacaattttcatgaagttCCTCAGTATTGATAATACTCGTAAATTACACACTCTTAAATTTCAACAACATACTAATTCGAAgctaaatcatttattttacgCGTGAAGATCTTATGTAATTCCAGAGCATGAGAAAGTAGATTTTATtaatcaaaatgtaaaaattacagaattaTGAAACGCATCATCTTTATATTGTAAACACGGTGATTACATTGTTCTTTTAATGATGATTACTTTCATAGGATGAGCGAAATTGCCTTCCGGAAAGAAGAGGTGTTTTAGATAAGCCATGTTTAAATACATTTCAAATGTAATTCAACAAGTCTGCACAATTGAAACCCACCTGACCTTGCATCCAAACAATTCGTCAgccttaattaattttttcatcatattCTTCACTTACGTCAATAGTTCATGAAAATGCAAGCGTTGTAAAAATGCATGCGATAggattttttcctctaaaagtGTACGTCCACCTCAACACGTTAAACGTACAGATAGCCATCAGcagtttttcataaaatttgctGGCGGAAAACAATTTATACACTGATCTTTCCAGCTACCAGCTGACGCACAATTCTGTGATAATTCATTCGAGATACCAAATATATTCTTTGTTGCCAGTACAGAATGAGATAGGCGTatgacctgaaaaatgtattgtcTTCGCTAAGCAAAATATTAACTGTGATACACGTAACCCATGTGTACTTGAGACGTCTTTTTTTGTGATGTaaatgaaaaatcgaaaaagccGATTGAAAAACTGAAACATGGTTTTGAAACACGAAAAAGTATTAAATTTGCACCTTCATCTAAGATAAAACATTTTAGAATCCGTTCCTTTTTCCCTCACATTGAACACGACCTGTTTAAATAGAGCACATATGGGCTTTCAAATATGGGGGTGCAATCCCGAAGCACATATACTCCAATTTCTCCCCATTCTGCATATTGGGAAAACTgcacttctttaaaaaaaaaaaaaaaaaaaaaaaaaaaaaaaaaaaaaaaaagaaagataaaacaGCGTTGCGCTTATTTGAACCTTTTATTCCAAGAAAAGAATAGTGTGATTCATAAGAAACAGAACGTTGTTTTACAAGCAACACACCGTTGGGTTTGAGCTCCCTGAGTTGTTGCTAAAAGGCCTAGTGGAACACAACGGCGTGTTAGCCAGATAAAATATTGTGTTGACTCTTAACTAAACATGATTGTATTTTTGTCGACACAATCTTTGTATCTTAGAATAAAGGCGCCAAAGAGACAAAATGCTATGTTCAGAGGAGATTTATTTTCAACGGTGTAACTGAGCACCTCGTGTAGTATCACGTTGTATTTAAGGCGCATCACCTGTTGACATTGTTACATTATCTGCTATTAGAATAAGTATGGTCGCATTTTCCACGGCAtccagaaaaataatatttgtttGATACGGCCGTGTCTCTGTTATTTTAGAGCAAGGTCAGATGTATTGGTAAAGAGCGTTTctgtttgttgttttttttaccTCCTGAAGGGTTCATGTGTGcgagctggaaaaaaaaatcccgaaacaaaatgaaagaatgaaaaaaacttaccttctTTCATTATCACTTAATCCCTcgaaacaaaatatttaaaattagtttAGTGCGCAGTTTTAATGTAGGATCGCACCATTAACATGTTATTTTGTTTGATAAAACAATGTCTTTCATATTGTGAACGAATTATGAACTGAAAACAGGAACACTTTAATATTACTACACTGAAAGGATATGAGTGTTTCAGTGACATGGCGCGCTTTGCGAAATATCAATTTAtctctcatttaaacctatgggaaaggattgAAAAACAGTGATCGAAGTGACTACCGTCATAATTGATTCTTgaaatagcttcaaatggagaaaaatcaataatcaatcattcacatATCCACACTGGAGTGTTTGCTTTTGAGCTTTAACACTCAGTGCCTCCCTTTATTGCGTGTATCAATAAATCATATAACCTACACTCGTGTACATTAAAGTTTCATCTATCTATGCAAAATATAATGCCTGTGTTTCTCTCCTCTGTTTAGACGAAAGCAATTTATACATTGGCGAAGATGACAGAGTTTTAATGAGGTATCTAAGGTGCACGAATTTCAACCCAGACAAAGCTTTTTATAGAGTAAgtaccaatggaccactagataaggtacgaatttcagcattctgatacatgtttcttaacaaaaatcttacgtaaaacacgatgcacataacgaaaattaccgaaattaactccttacgaagatatttaatgattcttaatgcgtgaattcaaaccacacgctcatgaaaaatcaatgctctacgtgattcacatcgcgcgctaaacgttatcatgacagtctctgcgatataaaaatctggcaacctcaatcttgacgctttggctcagttatagcaaattgctaatagtttgaacaagacatgatgggaaatgaacattgctcgattgagaagcttgctgaaaccgttgtagtgcgcgatttgactcacgtagagttttgagtttcttgtgagcgggcatagttcaaattcctcgtaaccaatgtgaaataaaaacgttaatatcttcgttaggagttggtttccgtaattttcgttgtgtgaatcgttttctacgtgaaattctggttaagaaacatgtatcagatcgcttaaattcgtaccttgtctagtggtccattatttgcTTCGCTATCAAATACTTTTGAATCAATCTGACAGTTTTGGTGTTTAAGcgttgaaaacttttaaaaaaccaTATTcacgggaatttttaaaatgttttagaaaaattagacTTCGATCAAGAGATAAGCCAGAaacattttttagagaaattttttgtttttgagagatttttcaacaaatctgaacaaaaaaaaagtatgaaagcaCTCTTTTAGGGCAACTAATACAGccataaaaagttttaaaaagtaatttctcattcagagaaaaccagtagacCCTAGAAATACAAACATAAATACGCAAAGACCCAAACACAGCTGCCATATCTCCGAAGAAAACGGAGAAGAAAATTAAGGACattgatttgaaaatttaaaaatttatcagcCATAAAAAGTAGCCAAAACAATGCGAACATTTTGACTTACAAATGAAAATACGAGGATTTCTGCCTCAAATTTTAAGCCTCCTTTCAAAACATCTAATCTCTGACAGTTTAAAAGTTTTTCAACGTTAAATTCAATAATCACTGCTGCTGTTGGttggtttttatttcattatcttAAACCTACGAGGGGTTGTGACCTCACGTCTTACGTGAACAAACAGATTTCGTTTTCTCTTTCCCGCTGATACTCAGAGTCAGAGGGTTACGGTCTTAGGAACGTGTTTTTTTTGCACCTCCAATGCCGTCTCTTGGAGACTGCATGTCTAGCTCAATTTATTGACCGCACAACAAAAGCAATCAATTATTAAAGAGGAAGATTCGAGACTAATcatgcataattttttgttccagATGAAATCTGTATATACTTTAAAAGCAAATAATCCCAACTGGTATCCAGATGGCAGGCCGCTTAAAGAGTATAGCTGGCTTTTAGACAAGCACGTTCATCATCTTTTGTCCAGTAGAGACTCGAAAGGGAGGAAAGTGTACCTGGTTAAACTCGGTAAGCTTGGTTtctatttagaaaaaaaaaaattgtaatctaTATAATTCCAGATAGTTGCACCACCATCAGCTGTTCCTCGTATAAGAATAACGAAACATAAATATCAATAATTCAGAAATCATGTTTTTTACAGTttagaaaacataaaaaaacaagcagtaagctccaacgcattcacgtcggaaagcggctctggcgacggtagttgcaaaaatcaaaacaatatcgaattgctaTATATTACACGGatgagatagggctatgtcctgtcgtaagcggcgacatagagtcgatgtcatttcaataaacgccccgatggccacgatagttgttgaacgtttacggtttccttggtaacctttgtttgctatcagctgatatcgagtaatatgcctaggaagctccaaccactgcattcttccaaaaaaccgcgaaaactttaaaattcaaaatttcaaattttgaacgtaaagtacattttttccatcacgagattaaagcacagacaagttttgaattattgactgtatcaccatgattccaaaaatacactacacaacatagcattggctaacaataaaacaatatgcaataaaataaagtcatgacaaggtacatagtcgaaaatggcgccgattcccatcaaccaacgcgcggtctctccaatgtaaaatggtccattgatactccccagctgggaccgtccggaatagcagctctagtgcaagcaccagagccgctaatactAGTAAATAAGTAGTCAAAAGTATTTATGAAGTCGTTTTGAATTACCCCGAGATAAAGGGATTCactgaattttcgaaaaattatagACAATGAGAGCTAGGAAGGAATATGAGGACAGTGGCTTCTGCAGCAAGTTAGCAACACTGTTATTattccatttaaatcaatttaataTATCGATTATAGGTAAAGCAGCCTGTCtcgcctagaatcgattgtttaacatacatttaaatggagaaaacagTGTTtccaacttgaaaaaattgccACTTAGTGAGGAGtggaaaatatctgaaataaCTTCCTTTATTTTGATTGCTGAAATTGGCTCAGAAGTAATGAAACATTATAGAGGATTGAAACTCTCATATAAATATTTCCCATTCTTAAGTGCAATGAACTCAGTGTCCTATACtgaaaaatttcgagttgaaattttggcttaTTGTTCTTGTCATATAAATTTCTACTAATGCTTGCCTTATGACTTGAAAGCTCGTACTTTTTAGGATGATTATGTCACTTTTTGCTCCTCAAAGCACTGAAATACTAAAAACAATTCTCAGCTGACATGCGTGTGACTGATCCACGGCATACGGTCAAAATTATTAAGCTAAAACcctgtttattttgaaaaatatatctgGGACTGCTATTCAAAAGCGGGAATATTAAACAGATATTTCCATTTGACGTTTGCAGGAAATATAGCTGTAGACGAAATGCCACCTAACTGTTTGTCACAAATAGACGATTTATGGCTAGAGGGTGCTTTGGATGAACCAGAGACGCAGAAGAACGGAATGGCATTTATACTTGACTTCAAAAATACGtcttggaaaattatgaaatacatAACAAAAGACGTCGTCACAGTAGGCACGAAGAAAGCGGAGGTAAGCGAATTTTATACAGATCAAAAGAGGTAAGGGCATCCACgtaggaaagttttgaaaagagagagaaaaaaaaatcgttttgatCGTTGCTGGATTTGCTCCTGAGAGAACTGAATTTTCCGTCCGGTAAATATCACTTAAATAATCTTGTGTGGATCCAAAATTATCGAGGGAACTTTTATCTAGGTATTCAAAATATTAGCATGTAAAAAaagcgtacactggaaaaaaaaaaaaacacactggatctagagtccagactcttgaaaacattgacaagaaaaaatactcttgattcaatcagatttttgcttaaatcaaaaggaaatccgctcaaattaagagacttggttcttgatttaagcaaaaatttgattgaatcaagagtattttttcttgtcgatgtttttaagagtctggactctagatccaatgtgttttttttccagtgtaagactCAACATATTGATGTACAAAAGAATAACTGCTAATATCACTCGAGGCTGCGGAATATTCTTAAAAACCCCCCTTGTGGTTTTATAACGTCGCGTTGGTCAATAAGATTATTTTCTGATGAGACTTCACATATTTTTCTCACATCTTCAGCTTTCATAATCTTCAAACAGCATGAACCTTCCGACGAATAAGAAGCTTGAACGTCCAAGTTACGTCTAAAATATTTTCTCGACCTAATTTCTCCCGTTTGTGTCGCCGACGTATTTTCAACGTGCTTTCGTGACGCATTCAAACTCAACCTGATTTCTGTGTCTCTTTCAGATGGTCCCACTCAGGCATATGGAGTATCATCTAATCAATTACGGAATGTTTATCAATGCTATCGTCAGTTTTGTGTTCCCTTTCCTTAGTGCTGAGAGTAAGAAATGTGTAAGTACACGCGGCTCTGAACGCATTTTCTCAAACTTTAACAATTAATTAGAAAGTTTACGCAATGAAGTGCGTTGCTAACTGCCAATTTTAATCGGCGTGAGCACGTCATGGCTGACCCTGACGGCCACAGACCCAAAAGGTCAAGGACAGCGAGGTCAACGACCCTGTATGAGGTCATCATTGACGCTTTTATGACGTCACTCACAATATCAGTTATAATACTGTTGCCGTTCGATTTTTCAtactaaggggggggggggtctaatCACATCCAAGTAAATGGCTGTAATTCCTTGCGGAACGTACGAAATTTTTATCTTCCTACTTGGAGGGTGGATATACGGTGTAGaattctttcataaatttttctcaGCTCGCACCCAGATTACAAAATTTAGTGTCAAAAGGCCTAACAATTATCGATCGAAGTTACAAATCATAAATTATATTTATCTTTGATTTACGCCTGGGCAGGGCGCCCGGAAGAAGGGAAGCACTTCGAGACGGCGCGCGCCGCGCATCGTTGCCTATGGTACGGCGATActccaaagcgccttcaattagttATGTATGCAACCTGGGCGTCCCctgagctcgaatagttgcgtcaaAGAGTTGTAATATATCTACTTAAGTCTTTCCGCATGCTGAGAACACAGTTATGGTGCGATTATTGCAATTTGTTCGTGAGGctctttaataaaattgaatgaCAAAtagcattcgcaattttgggcTTCAGCGATGGAAGTCCATCGACAAAGGAGCGACGAAGTCTCagatctttcaaattttgattcagtctcaaaatttttgattgtttccattttttatttttaagagttaAGAGCCAACTCTGTTGCTTCAAATCATGGAATATTCTTCatacaaacaaagaaaaatatgaaaaaatttatAAGAAGTAACAtagcttgattttttatttaaaaaaatagtgtgACGAAAAGTTTCAACATTGATTGAGacagtatttttacagtttcatGAACAACacgtgtaaaaaaattaaaaaacaaagagtttacctcctctttttttccaaatataaGGATCATGGCGTGATTACATTTGAATCctctcaaattattttctcatcagAGAAGAAAAGTCGTCACGAgaacttagaaaaaaattataatgacaTTATTTATCTGTGGACAAATTAGAAATATCACTTAGCTTTAGAATTAATTAGAGTTAAAACTATGAATAATCGTTAAACTAAGTCTGTTTTACCTGGTGAGTTGGGACCCACATTTCTTTAAAGATGTttgtatacactggaaaaaaacacattggatcttgagtccagactcttgaaaacattgacaagaaaatggactattaattcaatcagatttaagcttaaatcaaaaggaaatccgctcaaattaagatacTTGGTaattgatttaagctaaaatccaattgaatcaagagtattttttcttgtcgatgtttttaagagtctggactctagatccaattgtttttttcaagtgaaCGATGGATTCGagctgattcctttttgctaaatgcgttCCAAGTATGAGACTCAATtttctgcactctagatccaatgtgtctttttctTACAGTGTAGTTCaaattattacattttaaatgcaatttgGATTCATTGATGCTCACACATCCTGTTATCTTTTCCTCCAGATTCATTTTCACAAAAGTAGTATGAAAGAACTCCACAAATTTGTCGATCCTATGGTTTTGCCCCCCGAATATGGCGGGGTGGGTCCAGAATTAGATCCTGAGCAGTTGCAGCAATACATCTTTGAGAACGAATCCAGGCTGAAAGGTAACTAAACATTCATTTTACCTACCCGTAATAAGTTACGTCTTACAgctattcaaaaatttgataaactgtgTTCAAAAACCAAAATTGCCGGATCATGATATAATTTAATGACTTTTATTCATCGACATTTTcggacgaaagaacgcaaccaaatgtttcaacgtagGACAATCGCCATttacaaatttacaaatttttacagaagaaaaaaaaatgtcggattttactaactgaaaattttacctcttTTCTACCACTTAcgcgcaaaaatcaggaaaattgtgaacgAAAATGTTCCTCAGGTATTTTCACATGCGCCTTAAACCCCGCAACTcgtttttaattcattttcccAGATTCATATACTTTTTCTATCGGGTCGTTTGTGTTTGCTggatttgttcttttttcgaCCAAAGCTACAACTTTTTCGACTGTCGTCCAGTCATCACCCATAAACTTAATGACTAAACTTGCACCTGATGGCTGTACTGACTACAGCCAAAAAATGACGTATCGTCTTGTTGTCTCCCTACCGGTGAAGTCAGCAAGCCCCTATGAACGTTGGCTGTATATTTTTAGACGTATTTTTCCGTCTATGACCCTTGGAgcagctagagtacctgtatatagcgagagtatggacagatgtgaaactccgaaaatccatcaggccttcaccgatgcctccgcgaataaagttagggcccaaaagggcagccaacctatgaatttcaattatccagagcgatttactaatactattgttacgaaccgtcgtgtattaagcacgtgtttgactcagtttttgcatgaatttactcaattttgcggaagaacgctcatttctgtacattcttggccatcttggttagaattggaacctgcagactggcagtgaaattttgtgcgttagaagttggttagaagggtggctgcacttttgggccctaagccctccatgaaccgatctgtcggtactctccctatacaggtactctaggagcAGCAAGAAGCCATTTCCGCTCTTTATAGCTTTCTCTTAGTGTAGCTCTTACATATTTGTAAATTAGAGTGAAATCTGAGGCTCTGATATAACCAAATTCTTtcagccttttaatttttttttttttttttatcatttccaCGCTCTCTCACGTCCTTGACCTTTGTCTATTAGAGTACCCTTTAactttgttaaaattgttaaaGACATCCCCGTCTCTTGACGTGACacgcatttttgtaaaaaaaatgcaattttttaagtcattttcGCAACGTTGGAATGAAACTACGCACACAAATGAACGAAACTACGTGAAACGAAGTGCAAACCCCCGCGGCATGCCactaaaagcttccaccagcaGTTGGTATGCTTATCATGATCGatcgagaaaattttctgaCGCCGCACAGTTGACCGAGTCAACGGGAGAAgttggacacaatttggaaactttgaaagctcataactccgttcatacaaaactttgaggttttaaaagtggttccgttggttttctcgtgaaattttcttccagaggcaccccttaaaatttaaaatgtgacgaatgaaatatcaaaatttgcagttttagtaaaaaaatttatgtccaacctctctcatCGTGCGGTGACTCCACATGTTTTGTTCTCAAcacacagaggatcgagtcaacgggagaggtcggacaaaatgtggagactttaaaaacttataacaccgttcataaaaaaaaaaaaaaaaaaaattgaggttttaaatgtggttccgttggttttctcatgaaattttctttcaaaagcaccccttaaaatttaaaatgtgacgaattaaatatc
The genomic region above belongs to Bemisia tabaci chromosome 8, PGI_BMITA_v3 and contains:
- the LOC109033942 gene encoding alpha-tocopherol transfer protein; this translates as MSREGGQLTITESLDSDQMEALKTLKGLVADESNLYIGEDDRVLMRYLRCTNFNPDKAFYRMKSVYTLKANNPNWYPDGRPLKEYSWLLDKHVHHLLSSRDSKGRKVYLVKLGNIAVDEMPPNCLSQIDDLWLEGALDEPETQKNGMAFILDFKNTSWKIMKYITKDVVTVGTKKAEMVPLRHMEYHLINYGMFINAIVSFVFPFLSAESKKCIHFHKSSMKELHKFVDPMVLPPEYGGVGPELDPEQLQQYIFENESRLKELFSFGYQTEKKDKGDS